A region from the Manihot esculenta cultivar AM560-2 chromosome 13, M.esculenta_v8, whole genome shotgun sequence genome encodes:
- the LOC110630413 gene encoding (S)-hydroxynitrile lyase, whose amino-acid sequence MVTAHFVLIHTICHGAWIWHKLKPALERAGHKVTALDMAASGIDPRQIEQINSFDEYSEPLLTFLEKLPQGEKVIIVGESCAGLNIAIAADRYVDKIAAGVFHNSLLPDTVHSPSYTVEKLLESFPDWRDTEYFTFTNITGETITTMKLGFVLLRENLFTKCTDGEYELAKMVMRKGSLFQNVLAQRPKFTEKGYGSIKKVYIWTDQDKIFLPDFQRWQIANYKPDKVYQVQGGDHKLQLTKTEEVAHILQEVADAYA is encoded by the exons ATGGTAACTGCACATTTTGTTCTGATTCATACCATTTGCCATGGTGCATGGATTTGGCATAAGCTCAAACCAGCCCTTGAGAGAGCTGGCCACAAAGTCACTGCACTGGACATGGCAGCCAGTGGCATTGACCCAAGGCAAATTGAGCAGATTAATTCATTTGATGAATACTCTGAACCCTTATTGACTTTCTTGGAGAAACTCCCTCAAGGGGAAAAGGTCATCATTGTTGGTGAGAGCTGTGCAGGGCTGAATATTGCTATTGCTGCTGATAGATACGTTGACAAAATTGCAGCTGGTGTTTTCCACAATTCCTTATTGCCAGACACCGTTCATAGCCCATCTTACACTGTGGAAAAG CTTTTGGAGTCGTTTCCTGACTGGAGAGACACAGAGTATTTTACGTTCACTAATATCACTGGAGAGACAATTACAACAATGAAGCTGGGCTTCGTACTTCTGAGGGAAAATTTATTTACCAAATGCACTGATGGG GAATATGAACTGGCAAAAATGGTAATGAGGAAGGGATCACTGTTTCAAAATGTTTTGGCTCAGAGACCGAAGTTCACCGAAAAAGGTTACGGATCAATTAAGAAAGTTTATATTTGGACCGATCAAGACAAAATATTTTTACCAGACTTTCAACGCTGGCAAATTGCAAACTACAAACCAGACAAGGTTTATCAGGTTCAAGGTGGAGATCATAAGCTCCAGCTTACAAAAACTGAGGAGGTAGCTCATATTCTCCAAGAGGTGGCTGATGCATATGCTTGA